One region of Drosophila kikkawai strain 14028-0561.14 chromosome 2R, DkikHiC1v2, whole genome shotgun sequence genomic DNA includes:
- the Fcp1 gene encoding RNA polymerase II subunit A C-terminal domain phosphatase isoform X2: protein MAILSTSAAMQNISDEEGVAPSRTAGGVAAAAAADGDDGGGNVGGGGSGGGGGGGGIIVLRAALGETETRAVINKWRVREGQFVSAAQILFLYQPVGEDGKPGKSGDSAVQKYKSQRAGVVKKRLRKDGELLSKGDAILELSECIHTTVIKDMCADCGADLRQNENGQTSEASVPMVHTMPDLKVTQKLAQKLGHDDTRRLLADRKLVLLVDLDQTVIHTTNDTVPNNIKGIYHFQLYGPQSPWYHTRLRPGTSEFLERMSQLYELHICTFGARNYAHMIAQLLDPEGKFFSHRILSRDECFNATSKTDNLKALFPNGDSMVCIIDDREDVWNMASNLIQVKPYHFFQHTGDINAPPGLSKHELDGEGVDFKEITEKKEDKDKVESSSEAKPEDTEKGDNTVSSTSKDDEGGDNEESVDTFELEGGEAKDPEVSNSSNTTETPKEPSDKLNGKTSSKEEIAVIEDSSPGSPDAEKPASEGEDVVVIDENSKDSTKADVTAMEVTPPEETEVAVASSTSSTEENSPKAKAEDLASTSKSTPPNEGQKQIEIEDPDDYLLYLEVILRNIHKRFYAIYDETTEIPDLKIIVPKIRCEVLRGQNLVFSGLVPTQMKMEQSRAYFIAKSLGAEVQPNIGKGITHLVAVNAGTYKVNAAKKEANIKVVNANWLWTCAERWEHVEEKLFPLDRKVRNKGRQPPAHCHSPEHVVNYSERSEISPSSSKQQEEQSGNFRETLNPLLVFTNADIESMNKDYETFFESDSSSDEGPVNFENPPMDKKLLKRKREDDNSNRAHDFFTRAEDVMIGAPNIIDFDKSSNEEGDDNNEEEEEEDDDDEMPSAKFRRGEDVPSDLEFGSDSNSDNNPEDEDDGEWNMMGAALEREFLGLED, encoded by the exons ATGGCGATTCTCAG taCAAGCGCAGCGATGCAGAACATATCGGATGAGGAGGGCGTCGCGCCCAGCCGAACGGCGGGGGGCGtggccgccgcagcagcagcggatgGCGATGACGGCGGAGGAAACGTAGGTGGCGGCGGtagcggcggcggtggcggtggcggcggcatcATTGTTTTGAGAGCAGCGCTGGGAGAGACTGAGACGAGAGCGGTAATCAATAAATGGCGGGTACGCGAGGGACAGTTCGTGTCGGCCGCGCAAATTCTGTTTCTCTACCAGCCAGTGGGCGAGGACGGAAAGCCCGGGAAATCGGGCGACTCGGCGGTCCAGAAGTACAAGTCCCAGCGCGCCGGGGTGGTGAAGAAGCGCCTCCGCAAGGATGGGGAGCTGCTGTCAAAGGG GGATGCCATTCTGGAGTTGTCGGAGTGCATACACACCACGGTAATCAAGGACATGTGCGCGGACTGCGGTGCCGACTTGCGTCAGAACGAGAAT GGCCAAACGTCGGAGGCGTCGGTGCCCATGGTGCATACAATGCCCGATCTGAAGGTCACCCAAAAGCTGGCCCAGAAGCTCGGCCATGACGATACCCGGCGCTTGCTGGCCGATCGGAAGCTGGTGCTGCTGGTCGATCTCGATCAGACGGTGATCCACACCACCAATGACACGGTGCCGAACAACATCAAGGGCATCTACCACTTTCAGCTGTACGGACCCCAATCGCCGTGGTATCACACGCGCCTGCGCCCAGGCACGTCCGAGTTCCTGGAGCGCATGTCCCAGCTGTATGAGCTGCACATCTGCACTTTCGGAGCGCGCAACTACGCACACATGATAGCCCAGCTCCTGGACCCGGAGGGCAAGTTCTTCTCGCACCGGATCCTGTCCAGGGATGAGTGTTTCAATGCCACCAGCAAGACGGATAACCTAAA AGCTCTATTTCCCAACGGGGATTCCATGGTGTGCATCATTGACGACCGGGAGGATGTGTGGAATATGGCCTCCAATTTGATTCAAGTGAAACCCTACCACTTCTTTCAGCACACGGGCGATATTAATGCCCCGCCGGGCTTGTCCAAGCACGAGTTGGACGGCGAAGGCGTTGACTTCAAAG AGATTACCGAGAAGAAGGAAGACAAAGACAAAGTCGAGTCCAGCAGTGAAGCAAAGCCCGAAGACACAGAAAAGGGTGATAATACGGTCTCAAGCACAAGCAAAGACGATGAGGGAGGAGACAATGAGGAGTCAGTGGATACATTTGAACTAGAGGGCGGCGAAGCCAAGGACCCCGAAGTTTCAAATTCCTCAAACACCACAGAGACACCCAAGGAGCCGAGTGACAAGCTGAATGGCAAGACTTCCTCCAAGGAGGAGATAGCGGTCATAGAAGACAGCTCTCCGGGCTCACCGGATGCGGAAAAGCCGGCCAGCGAGGGCGAAGACGTAGTCGTTATTGACGAAAATTCCAAGGATAGCACAAAGGCCGACGTCACGGCAATGGAAGTCACGCCGCCCGAAGAAACAGAGGTGGCTGTGGCATCTTCCACCAGTTCGACTGAGGAAAACAGCCCAAAGGCTAAAGCAGAAGATCTAGCCTCCACGTCAAAAAGCACGCCACCAAACGAGGGGCAAAAGCAAATCGAAATCGAGGATCCTGACGACTACCTGCTCTACTTGGAGGTCATACTGCGCAACATTCACAAAAGATTCTATGCCATCTACGACGAGACCACAGAAATTCCCGATCTCAAGATCATCGTTCCCAAGATCCGATGTGAGGTGTTGCGCGGCCAGAACCTGGTGTTCTCCGGGCTGGTGCCCACGCAGATGAAGATGGAACAGTCTCGGGCCTACTTCATTGCCAAGAGTCTGGGGGCCGAGGTACAGCCAAACATCGGCAAGGGAATCACGCATCTGGTGGCGGTAAATGCCGGCACCTACAAGGTGAACGCGGCCAAGAAGGAGGCCAACATCAAGGTAGTCAATGCCAATTGGTTGTGGACCTGCGCCGAGCGCTGGGAGCACGTGGAGGAGAAGCTCTTTCCGCTGGACCGCAAGGTGCGCAACAAGGGCCGCCAGCCACCCGCCCACTGTCACAGTCCCGAGCACGTGGTGAACTACAGCGAGCGGTCCGAGATCTCTCCCTCGAGCAGcaagcagcaggaggagcagagcGGAAACTTCCGCGAGACCCTCAACCCGCTGCTGGTCTTCACCAATGCGGACATTGAGTCTATGAACAAGGACTACGAGACATTCTTCGAATCAGACTCGTCCAGCGACGAGGGGCCAGTCAACTTTG AAAATCCACCCATGGACAAGAAGCTGTTGAAGCGAAAGCGAGAAGATGACAATTCCAACAGGGCCCACGACTTCTTTACGCGTGCGGAGGATGTAATGATTGGGGCGCCGAACATCATAGACTTTGACAAGAGCTCAAACGAGGAGGGAGATGACAAtaacgaggaggaggaggaagaggatgacgacgacgagaTGCCCAGCGCCAAGTTTCGACGAG GGGAAGATGTACCGTCCGACTTGGAGTTTGGCTCCGATTCGAATAGCGACAACAACCCAGAGGATGAGGACGACGGCGAATGGAACATGATGGGCGCTGCCCTGGAGAGGGAGTTCCTCGGCCTGGAAGATTAA
- the Fcp1 gene encoding RNA polymerase II subunit A C-terminal domain phosphatase isoform X1, with translation MASGEWRFSGEWLQYSHKLQTQQGDLNKLIVYKSTSAAMQNISDEEGVAPSRTAGGVAAAAAADGDDGGGNVGGGGSGGGGGGGGIIVLRAALGETETRAVINKWRVREGQFVSAAQILFLYQPVGEDGKPGKSGDSAVQKYKSQRAGVVKKRLRKDGELLSKGDAILELSECIHTTVIKDMCADCGADLRQNENGQTSEASVPMVHTMPDLKVTQKLAQKLGHDDTRRLLADRKLVLLVDLDQTVIHTTNDTVPNNIKGIYHFQLYGPQSPWYHTRLRPGTSEFLERMSQLYELHICTFGARNYAHMIAQLLDPEGKFFSHRILSRDECFNATSKTDNLKALFPNGDSMVCIIDDREDVWNMASNLIQVKPYHFFQHTGDINAPPGLSKHELDGEGVDFKEITEKKEDKDKVESSSEAKPEDTEKGDNTVSSTSKDDEGGDNEESVDTFELEGGEAKDPEVSNSSNTTETPKEPSDKLNGKTSSKEEIAVIEDSSPGSPDAEKPASEGEDVVVIDENSKDSTKADVTAMEVTPPEETEVAVASSTSSTEENSPKAKAEDLASTSKSTPPNEGQKQIEIEDPDDYLLYLEVILRNIHKRFYAIYDETTEIPDLKIIVPKIRCEVLRGQNLVFSGLVPTQMKMEQSRAYFIAKSLGAEVQPNIGKGITHLVAVNAGTYKVNAAKKEANIKVVNANWLWTCAERWEHVEEKLFPLDRKVRNKGRQPPAHCHSPEHVVNYSERSEISPSSSKQQEEQSGNFRETLNPLLVFTNADIESMNKDYETFFESDSSSDEGPVNFENPPMDKKLLKRKREDDNSNRAHDFFTRAEDVMIGAPNIIDFDKSSNEEGDDNNEEEEEEDDDDEMPSAKFRRGEDVPSDLEFGSDSNSDNNPEDEDDGEWNMMGAALEREFLGLED, from the exons ATGGCCAGTGGTGAATGGCGATTCTCAGGTGAATGGTTGCAATATTCACACAAATTGCAAACACAACAAGGagatttaaacaaattaattgtatataaaagtaCAAGCGCAGCGATGCAGAACATATCGGATGAGGAGGGCGTCGCGCCCAGCCGAACGGCGGGGGGCGtggccgccgcagcagcagcggatgGCGATGACGGCGGAGGAAACGTAGGTGGCGGCGGtagcggcggcggtggcggtggcggcggcatcATTGTTTTGAGAGCAGCGCTGGGAGAGACTGAGACGAGAGCGGTAATCAATAAATGGCGGGTACGCGAGGGACAGTTCGTGTCGGCCGCGCAAATTCTGTTTCTCTACCAGCCAGTGGGCGAGGACGGAAAGCCCGGGAAATCGGGCGACTCGGCGGTCCAGAAGTACAAGTCCCAGCGCGCCGGGGTGGTGAAGAAGCGCCTCCGCAAGGATGGGGAGCTGCTGTCAAAGGG GGATGCCATTCTGGAGTTGTCGGAGTGCATACACACCACGGTAATCAAGGACATGTGCGCGGACTGCGGTGCCGACTTGCGTCAGAACGAGAAT GGCCAAACGTCGGAGGCGTCGGTGCCCATGGTGCATACAATGCCCGATCTGAAGGTCACCCAAAAGCTGGCCCAGAAGCTCGGCCATGACGATACCCGGCGCTTGCTGGCCGATCGGAAGCTGGTGCTGCTGGTCGATCTCGATCAGACGGTGATCCACACCACCAATGACACGGTGCCGAACAACATCAAGGGCATCTACCACTTTCAGCTGTACGGACCCCAATCGCCGTGGTATCACACGCGCCTGCGCCCAGGCACGTCCGAGTTCCTGGAGCGCATGTCCCAGCTGTATGAGCTGCACATCTGCACTTTCGGAGCGCGCAACTACGCACACATGATAGCCCAGCTCCTGGACCCGGAGGGCAAGTTCTTCTCGCACCGGATCCTGTCCAGGGATGAGTGTTTCAATGCCACCAGCAAGACGGATAACCTAAA AGCTCTATTTCCCAACGGGGATTCCATGGTGTGCATCATTGACGACCGGGAGGATGTGTGGAATATGGCCTCCAATTTGATTCAAGTGAAACCCTACCACTTCTTTCAGCACACGGGCGATATTAATGCCCCGCCGGGCTTGTCCAAGCACGAGTTGGACGGCGAAGGCGTTGACTTCAAAG AGATTACCGAGAAGAAGGAAGACAAAGACAAAGTCGAGTCCAGCAGTGAAGCAAAGCCCGAAGACACAGAAAAGGGTGATAATACGGTCTCAAGCACAAGCAAAGACGATGAGGGAGGAGACAATGAGGAGTCAGTGGATACATTTGAACTAGAGGGCGGCGAAGCCAAGGACCCCGAAGTTTCAAATTCCTCAAACACCACAGAGACACCCAAGGAGCCGAGTGACAAGCTGAATGGCAAGACTTCCTCCAAGGAGGAGATAGCGGTCATAGAAGACAGCTCTCCGGGCTCACCGGATGCGGAAAAGCCGGCCAGCGAGGGCGAAGACGTAGTCGTTATTGACGAAAATTCCAAGGATAGCACAAAGGCCGACGTCACGGCAATGGAAGTCACGCCGCCCGAAGAAACAGAGGTGGCTGTGGCATCTTCCACCAGTTCGACTGAGGAAAACAGCCCAAAGGCTAAAGCAGAAGATCTAGCCTCCACGTCAAAAAGCACGCCACCAAACGAGGGGCAAAAGCAAATCGAAATCGAGGATCCTGACGACTACCTGCTCTACTTGGAGGTCATACTGCGCAACATTCACAAAAGATTCTATGCCATCTACGACGAGACCACAGAAATTCCCGATCTCAAGATCATCGTTCCCAAGATCCGATGTGAGGTGTTGCGCGGCCAGAACCTGGTGTTCTCCGGGCTGGTGCCCACGCAGATGAAGATGGAACAGTCTCGGGCCTACTTCATTGCCAAGAGTCTGGGGGCCGAGGTACAGCCAAACATCGGCAAGGGAATCACGCATCTGGTGGCGGTAAATGCCGGCACCTACAAGGTGAACGCGGCCAAGAAGGAGGCCAACATCAAGGTAGTCAATGCCAATTGGTTGTGGACCTGCGCCGAGCGCTGGGAGCACGTGGAGGAGAAGCTCTTTCCGCTGGACCGCAAGGTGCGCAACAAGGGCCGCCAGCCACCCGCCCACTGTCACAGTCCCGAGCACGTGGTGAACTACAGCGAGCGGTCCGAGATCTCTCCCTCGAGCAGcaagcagcaggaggagcagagcGGAAACTTCCGCGAGACCCTCAACCCGCTGCTGGTCTTCACCAATGCGGACATTGAGTCTATGAACAAGGACTACGAGACATTCTTCGAATCAGACTCGTCCAGCGACGAGGGGCCAGTCAACTTTG AAAATCCACCCATGGACAAGAAGCTGTTGAAGCGAAAGCGAGAAGATGACAATTCCAACAGGGCCCACGACTTCTTTACGCGTGCGGAGGATGTAATGATTGGGGCGCCGAACATCATAGACTTTGACAAGAGCTCAAACGAGGAGGGAGATGACAAtaacgaggaggaggaggaagaggatgacgacgacgagaTGCCCAGCGCCAAGTTTCGACGAG GGGAAGATGTACCGTCCGACTTGGAGTTTGGCTCCGATTCGAATAGCGACAACAACCCAGAGGATGAGGACGACGGCGAATGGAACATGATGGGCGCTGCCCTGGAGAGGGAGTTCCTCGGCCTGGAAGATTAA
- the LOC108077960 gene encoding peptidylprolyl isomerase domain and WD repeat-containing protein 1 isoform X2, translated as MSEKGDKEDLKRSAPAEEEEPEAGAPADAEGEGEDDAWIGPMPSEQSAPVPAKKKKVLPYEHIFLENLPNAESYERSYMHRDVITHLVCTRTEFVVTASLDGHIKFWKKGELGIEFVKHFRSHLVPIKSLTTNDSGTLLCSASTDQTAKVFDVVNFDMINIIRLGYTPQCSEWISGPGDAVQALAIADSESSCIHIYDGQGGGEVLHTLEKLHSAPVLAMCLNVAMDTVISVDRNGILEYWQNSKHDYKFPQRLVNFDSKLDTSLFEFAKQKTQVTGLAASPDGKRFAAISTDRKVRVFQFNTGKMIRVFDEALSTYTQMQQTQHALPNMEFGRRMAAERDLEKTAQNTTLNILFDSTGHFILYPTMLGIKVINVVTNRCVTILGKTDNIRPLQVALFQGRIKRQKAAITLEQEASENPALQNILNDPTAFCTAYKKNRFYLFSRRLPSDLQDVDRDIFNEKPSKEDIIAVPEATDEGSVSYVLRLFVYLM; from the exons ATGAGTGAAAAAGGCGACAAGGAGGATCTTAAGCGCAGTGCGCCagcagaggaggaggaaccTGAGGCGGGAGCACCGGCAGACGCCGAGGGAGAGGGCGAAGATGATGCCTGGATAGGACCAATGCCTTCGGAGCAAAGCGCCCCTGTGCCGGCCAAGAAGAAAAAGG TGCTGCCCTACGAGCACATCTTCCTGGAGAACCTGCCCAACGCCGAGAGCTACGAGCGGAGCTACATGCATCGCGATGTCATCACGCATTTGGTGTGCACACGAACGGAATTCGTGGTGACCGCCAGTCTGGATGGACACATCAAGTTCTGGAAGAAGGGCGAGCTGGGCATCGAGTTTGTCAAGCACTTTCGCAGCCATCTAG TGCCCATCAAATCGCTGACCACCAATGACAGCGGCACGCTGCTCTGCTCGGCGTCCACAGATCAAACAGCCAAGGTCTTCGATGTGGTCAACTTTGACATGATCAACATTATACGGTTGGGCTACACACCACAGTGCAGTGAGTGGATAAGTGGTCCAGGAGATGCTGTCCAAGCATTGGCCAT AGCGGATTCAGAGTCCAGCTGCATTCACATTTACGACGGACAAGGAGGCGGCGAGGTGCTACATACACTGGAGAAACTCCACTCGGCGCCAGTGCTGGCCATGTGCTTGAATGTGGCCATGGATACTGTAATCTCAGTGGATCGCAACGGCATCTTGGAGTATTGGCAAAACTCCAAGCACGATTACAAGTTTCCCCAGCGACTGGTGAACTTTGACTCTAAATTAGACACGA GTCTGTTTGAATTTGCCAAGCAAAAGACCCAGGTCACGGGTCTTGCAGCCTCGCCAGATGGAAAGCGCTTTGCTGCCATTTCCACAGATCGCAAAGTTCGAGTCTTTCAGTTCAATACGGGCAAAATGATCCGGGTATTTGATGAGGCGCTCTCCACATACACGCAAATGCAGCAGACCCAGCACGCCCTGCCCAACATGGAGTTTGGCCGAAG AATGGCAGCTGAAAGGGATCTGGAAAAGACCGCTCAAAACACAACCCTCAATATACTGTTTGATAGCACTGGCCACTTTATACTCTATCCCACCATGCTGGGCATCAAGGTGATCAATGTGGTAACGAATCGCTGCGTCACTATATTGGGGAAAACGGACAACATACGACCACTGCAGGTGGCACTTTTCCAGGGAAGAATCAAAAGGCAAAAGGCAGCCATAACGCTCGAACAGGAGGCGAGCGAGAATCCGGCCCTACAGAATATTTTAAACGATCCCACGGCATTTTGCACGGCCTACAA gaaaaatcgCTTCTACTTGTTCAGCCGAAGATTGCCCTCGGACCTGC